The Sulfitobacter sp. DSM 110093 genome includes a window with the following:
- a CDS encoding 2Fe-2S iron-sulfur cluster-binding protein has product METNLTINGTEQRLDLDPRTTLLDALRHHLGLTGSKKGCDHGQCGACTVMVNGRRINACLTLACMHDGDDVTTIEGLGQPGNLSPLQEAFVNEDGFQCGYCTPGQICSATAMLKEISDGWPSHVTDDLDGKARLTAEEISERMSGNLCRCSAYPNIVEAIRKAAGENA; this is encoded by the coding sequence GTGGAAACCAATCTGACAATCAATGGCACCGAGCAGCGGTTGGACCTTGATCCGCGCACCACGCTTTTGGATGCGCTGCGCCACCATCTTGGGCTGACCGGCAGCAAAAAGGGCTGCGATCATGGGCAATGCGGGGCCTGTACCGTCATGGTGAACGGCCGCCGGATCAATGCCTGCCTGACGCTGGCGTGTATGCATGACGGCGATGACGTCACCACCATCGAAGGACTGGGCCAGCCGGGCAATCTAAGCCCCCTCCAAGAAGCATTCGTCAACGAAGACGGTTTTCAATGCGGCTATTGCACCCCCGGTCAAATCTGTTCGGCCACTGCGATGCTCAAAGAGATCTCTGACGGGTGGCCCAGCCATGTGACCGATGATCTGGACGGCAAAGCCAGGTTGACAGCCGAGGAAATTTCAGAACGGATGAGCGGCAATCTCTGCCGTTGCTCGGCCTATCCCAACATCGTCGAAGCGATCCGCAAAGCGGCGGGAGAGAACGCATGA
- a CDS encoding IS110 family transposase, protein MNEVTMIGVDLAKSVFQAHGATATGEPMFRKKLTRGQFLKFLGEQPSCVVAMEACASSHYWGREIMKLGHDVRLIPPIYVKPFVKRQKNDANDAEAIAEAAVRPTMRFVPVKSAEQQSRSMVFKTRDLFVRQRNSIINALRGHLMEYGIIAPPGRNFVKKLAEQIDSPDCDLPSIVIELSHIHLDQLSIITDKIVAIERRLKEESKSDPETIRLQTAPGVGPVSAMAIKAFSPPLEGFKRGRDFAAWLGLVPVQKSTGGRQVLGRTSKMGQRDIRRLLIIGAMTRIRWAIKNGPPKGSWLEQMLERKPRMLVAIALANKTARTIWAMMTKHEDYRDPIATA, encoded by the coding sequence ATGAATGAAGTTACAATGATCGGCGTCGACTTGGCAAAGTCCGTTTTCCAGGCACACGGCGCGACGGCTACTGGTGAGCCAATGTTCCGCAAGAAACTAACTCGGGGTCAGTTCCTGAAGTTCTTGGGCGAACAGCCCTCTTGCGTGGTCGCAATGGAGGCATGTGCGTCATCGCACTACTGGGGTCGCGAGATCATGAAGTTGGGCCATGACGTCCGCTTGATCCCACCTATCTATGTGAAGCCATTCGTTAAGCGCCAGAAGAATGACGCAAACGACGCCGAGGCCATTGCGGAAGCGGCAGTCAGGCCCACAATGCGATTTGTTCCTGTCAAATCGGCTGAACAACAATCCCGTTCGATGGTCTTCAAGACACGGGATTTGTTTGTTCGGCAACGTAACTCCATCATCAATGCGCTGCGTGGTCATTTGATGGAATACGGGATCATCGCCCCTCCCGGTCGGAACTTTGTAAAGAAGTTAGCTGAACAGATTGATAGCCCGGATTGTGACCTGCCTTCAATTGTTATTGAACTCAGCCATATACACTTGGATCAGCTAAGTATCATTACTGACAAAATAGTTGCGATAGAGCGGCGCCTGAAAGAAGAATCGAAATCCGACCCAGAAACGATCCGATTGCAAACTGCGCCGGGGGTCGGACCTGTGAGTGCAATGGCGATCAAGGCATTCTCCCCGCCGCTAGAAGGCTTCAAACGCGGTCGGGATTTTGCGGCATGGCTGGGTCTGGTCCCGGTTCAGAAATCAACAGGTGGGCGGCAAGTGTTGGGGCGAACATCAAAGATGGGGCAACGCGACATCCGACGACTGCTGATCATCGGCGCCATGACCCGGATCAGATGGGCGATCAAAAATGGACCACCTAAAGGGTCGTGGCTTGAGCAAATGTTAGAACGCAAACCACGTATGTTGGTCGCAATCGCGTTGGCTAACAAAACAGCCCGAACCATTTGGGCAATGATGACGAAGCATGAAGATTATCGAGATCCGATCGCGACGGCGTAA
- the pcaQ gene encoding pca operon transcription factor PcaQ, producing the protein MDRRIKFRHLEAFVSIARAKRLKRAAQQMNLTQPAISKTLRDLEVILGVSLMERDRAGVRLTPEGHVFLQYAEQSTAALQQGISSIASLSDAGGAVLKIGALPSVSAQVLPTAIERFRQESPNTILHIEEGAHGLLTDRLRSGDLDLVIGRLGAADTMRGLSFTALYNERVVAVVAPDHSARDATQLNQIENELVIYPPETSAIRPLMARLMLSRGLPLFADRIECVSGAFGRAMTLGPLMPVWFISRGVVADDLNAGRLVALDIDMGPTDGAVGIMARSEENLSPLVGLFSRAVSQDASSLRRETSLERD; encoded by the coding sequence ATGGACCGCAGGATCAAGTTTCGACACCTCGAAGCGTTCGTGTCGATCGCACGCGCCAAGCGGTTAAAACGTGCGGCACAGCAAATGAACCTAACCCAACCGGCAATCTCAAAAACCCTGCGGGATCTCGAAGTTATCCTTGGGGTCTCATTAATGGAGCGTGACCGCGCGGGCGTGCGGCTCACTCCCGAGGGACATGTTTTTTTGCAATATGCCGAACAAAGCACCGCCGCGCTGCAACAGGGTATCAGCAGTATCGCAAGCCTAAGTGATGCAGGTGGCGCTGTGCTGAAAATCGGTGCGTTGCCCAGCGTTTCAGCACAGGTCTTGCCGACCGCCATTGAACGGTTTCGGCAGGAGTCTCCGAATACGATACTGCATATCGAAGAAGGAGCGCATGGGTTGTTGACTGATAGGTTGCGCAGCGGAGATCTGGACCTTGTGATCGGGCGATTGGGAGCCGCCGACACCATGCGCGGCCTGTCATTCACGGCGCTTTATAACGAGCGGGTCGTGGCGGTGGTGGCACCGGATCATTCCGCACGCGATGCGACCCAATTGAATCAGATCGAAAATGAGTTGGTGATTTATCCGCCCGAAACTTCTGCTATTCGCCCTTTGATGGCGCGTCTTATGCTATCGCGGGGCTTGCCGTTGTTTGCGGACCGGATCGAATGTGTCTCGGGTGCGTTCGGGCGGGCGATGACACTTGGCCCACTAATGCCCGTTTGGTTTATTTCCCGCGGGGTCGTCGCGGATGACCTGAACGCGGGTCGGCTTGTCGCGTTGGATATCGACATGGGCCCGACCGACGGTGCCGTCGGCATCATGGCGCGTTCCGAAGAGAACTTGTCTCCGCTCGTAGGGCTCTTCAGCAGGGCAGTTTCGCAAGATGCCTCTTCGCTCCGCCGAGAAACTTCATTGGAACGGGACTGA
- the pobA gene encoding 4-hydroxybenzoate 3-monooxygenase, with the protein MRTQVAIIGGGPSGLLLSQLLHTRGIESVVLERKTKDYVLGRIRAGVLEQGLVGLMEEAGCAERLHAEGYPHDGTLLSYGNEMFRVDFKEHTGTPVMVYGQTEVTRDLYEAREKAGGLVEFNVEDVVIHDADGDAPYLTYSVNNEDRRIDCDFVAGCDGFHGVSRKTIPDDVRREYEKIYPFGWLGILSETPPVNHELIYANSPRGFALASMRNENLCRYYIQCSLNDKPEDWSDEAFWAEFKKRIPADQAEKLVTGPSIEKSIAPLRSFVTEPMRWGRLFLCGDAAHIVPPTGAKGLNTAASDVHYLFNGLREFYEKNSCAGIDAYSTKALARVWKAERFSWWFSSLMHRYPDQTDFDHKIQIAELEFLRSNTAAQKAMAENYVGLPY; encoded by the coding sequence CTGAGGACTCAGGTTGCAATCATTGGCGGCGGTCCGTCCGGGCTGCTGCTGTCGCAACTTCTACATACCCGCGGAATTGAAAGTGTCGTGTTGGAACGCAAAACCAAGGACTATGTTCTTGGCCGCATCCGGGCTGGCGTTCTGGAACAAGGGCTTGTCGGCCTGATGGAAGAAGCAGGCTGTGCAGAACGGTTGCATGCCGAAGGCTATCCCCATGATGGAACGCTGCTGTCTTACGGCAACGAGATGTTTCGCGTAGATTTCAAAGAACACACCGGGACGCCGGTCATGGTTTACGGCCAGACAGAAGTGACCCGCGACCTTTATGAGGCCCGAGAAAAGGCGGGCGGGCTGGTTGAGTTCAACGTTGAGGACGTGGTGATCCACGACGCAGATGGTGATGCGCCATACCTCACCTATTCGGTGAATAACGAGGACCGCCGGATCGACTGCGATTTCGTTGCCGGATGTGATGGGTTTCACGGCGTCAGTCGCAAGACGATCCCCGACGATGTACGGCGCGAATACGAAAAAATCTATCCATTCGGATGGCTGGGCATACTCAGCGAAACACCCCCCGTGAACCACGAACTGATCTACGCAAACTCGCCGCGTGGGTTTGCTTTGGCCTCCATGCGCAATGAAAACCTGTGCCGCTATTACATCCAGTGTTCCTTGAATGACAAACCTGAAGATTGGTCTGACGAAGCATTTTGGGCCGAGTTCAAAAAACGTATCCCCGCCGATCAAGCCGAAAAATTGGTGACCGGCCCAAGCATCGAGAAATCCATCGCGCCTTTGCGGTCCTTTGTGACAGAACCGATGCGTTGGGGTCGCTTGTTCCTATGCGGCGATGCTGCTCATATTGTGCCTCCAACCGGGGCAAAAGGGCTGAACACCGCGGCGTCCGATGTGCACTATCTGTTCAACGGCCTGCGTGAATTTTACGAAAAGAACAGCTGCGCTGGCATTGATGCCTATTCCACCAAGGCGCTCGCGCGGGTCTGGAAAGCGGAACGGTTCAGCTGGTGGTTCTCATCGCTCATGCATCGCTATCCGGATCAAACAGACTTTGACCATAAAATTCAGATTGCTGAATTGGAATTCCTGCGCAGCAACACAGCTGCGCAAAAGGCTATGGCCGAAAACTATGTGGGGCTGCCTTACTGA
- the pcaC gene encoding 4-carboxymuconolactone decarboxylase yields MGNRYDIGMQTRRKVLGDAHVDKAEASKATFDAPFQSMITEGAWGTLWSDDTIPHRERSMLTLALLAATGNFEEIPMHIRATQNTGATPQDVLQAFMHVAVYAGVPKANHAIKLAKQTYAELGVDI; encoded by the coding sequence ATGGGAAACAGATACGATATCGGAATGCAGACACGTCGCAAAGTTTTGGGCGACGCCCATGTCGACAAGGCAGAGGCCAGCAAAGCGACCTTCGACGCGCCCTTCCAATCGATGATCACCGAAGGTGCTTGGGGTACTCTTTGGTCTGACGATACGATCCCCCACCGTGAACGCTCTATGCTGACCCTTGCCCTGCTGGCAGCGACGGGCAACTTCGAAGAAATCCCGATGCATATCCGCGCCACCCAGAATACCGGAGCCACCCCTCAGGACGTGCTGCAGGCATTCATGCATGTTGCTGTTTACGCCGGGGTGCCAAAGGCCAATCATGCGATAAAGCTTGCCAAACAGACCTACGCAGAACTGGGAGTTGATATATGA
- the pcaH gene encoding protocatechuate 3,4-dioxygenase subunit beta — protein MNHSTPPKLGGFVPRDRDWQPEALTPAYKTSVKRSPQAALLSFPTSLSEETSPVFGHSMLGALDNDLIHNFAADGQSAIGPRIIVHGRVLDEMGRGVPGALLEFWQANAGGRYRHKKEGYLAALDPNFGGCGRTITSDDGTYEFATIQPGPYPWPNGMNDWRPAHIHFSIFGHGFAQRLITQMYFEGDPHIPLCPIVGILKSQEAIDALTAPLDMHRTVPMNSRAFKFDIVLRGQRQTYFENRKEGL, from the coding sequence ATGAACCACAGCACCCCACCAAAGCTGGGCGGCTTCGTTCCGCGTGATCGTGACTGGCAGCCAGAAGCCTTGACGCCAGCCTACAAGACCAGTGTCAAACGCAGCCCGCAGGCGGCGCTGTTGTCTTTCCCGACATCCCTTTCCGAGGAAACCTCGCCCGTTTTCGGCCACAGTATGCTGGGCGCGCTTGATAACGATCTGATCCACAACTTTGCTGCTGACGGGCAATCCGCCATCGGGCCGCGCATCATCGTGCATGGGCGTGTACTGGATGAAATGGGGCGCGGCGTTCCGGGGGCGTTGCTGGAATTTTGGCAGGCTAACGCGGGCGGACGATACCGCCATAAAAAAGAGGGTTACCTTGCCGCGCTGGACCCGAACTTTGGTGGCTGCGGCCGCACCATTACCAGCGATGACGGAACATACGAATTTGCCACCATCCAGCCCGGCCCCTACCCTTGGCCCAATGGCATGAATGACTGGCGCCCTGCGCATATCCATTTCTCCATCTTCGGACACGGCTTTGCCCAACGCCTAATTACTCAGATGTACTTTGAAGGTGATCCGCATATTCCGCTTTGCCCGATCGTGGGCATCCTCAAGTCCCAAGAAGCAATTGACGCGCTCACGGCCCCCTTGGACATGCACCGCACTGTTCCAATGAACAGCCGCGCGTTCAAATTTGACATTGTTCTTCGCGGACAGCGCCAAACCTATTTTGAGAACCGCAAGGAGGGACTTTAA
- the pcaG gene encoding protocatechuate 3,4-dioxygenase subunit alpha: MVQKLNYLRESPSQTAGPYVHIGCTPNFTGIDIYGGDLGTTMKTGPVQGQEITVTGVVYDGTDAPLRDAMIEIWQPDAAGLFPSANETRGTPDPNFTGWGRSPGDMETGEFRFETVKPGAVPWPDGRMQAPHITAWIVARGINIGLHTRIYFADEDDANAADPILSRIEHQNRIPTLLAKKTGTGAYRFDIHLQGPNETVFFDI, from the coding sequence ATGGTACAGAAGCTGAACTACCTCCGCGAAAGCCCCAGTCAAACAGCAGGCCCCTACGTTCACATTGGCTGCACGCCGAATTTCACCGGCATCGACATTTATGGCGGTGATTTGGGCACCACGATGAAAACCGGCCCCGTTCAAGGGCAGGAAATCACGGTCACCGGGGTGGTATACGATGGCACCGATGCGCCGCTGCGTGATGCGATGATTGAAATCTGGCAGCCGGATGCGGCAGGTCTTTTCCCATCAGCCAATGAAACACGCGGCACGCCTGATCCGAATTTTACCGGCTGGGGGCGATCTCCCGGTGATATGGAGACTGGCGAGTTCCGGTTTGAGACGGTGAAGCCGGGCGCTGTGCCGTGGCCCGATGGCCGGATGCAGGCCCCGCATATCACCGCATGGATCGTCGCGCGCGGGATCAACATCGGTCTGCACACGCGGATCTATTTTGCGGACGAAGATGACGCCAATGCCGCCGATCCGATCCTGTCCCGCATTGAACATCAGAACCGCATTCCGACATTGCTGGCCAAGAAAACCGGCACCGGCGCCTATCGGTTCGACATTCATCTTCAAGGTCCGAATGAGACCGTCTTCTTCGATATCTGA